One stretch of Oncorhynchus clarkii lewisi isolate Uvic-CL-2024 chromosome 3, UVic_Ocla_1.0, whole genome shotgun sequence DNA includes these proteins:
- the LOC139406112 gene encoding potassium/sodium hyperpolarization-activated cyclic nucleotide-gated channel 1-like: MENSQAPVGRRTASTCGWKAVFLPQLNRQSLSVYGSEIAVEKECIRQLQSGVWVIHPFSPIRSYYIMCMVAITFLNLIGIPMEIAFLDGYSGVGWEGFNVFSDTLFLMDVALNFRMGIISEDSEVAILDIKKIRVIYLKSWFIPDVIAAFPIGYILLIAELQSHSDTSTSGSKASRMVRILMFVRIISLVRLLRVSRLVRFFNEVEKVSNANLEYVQLFFRILSLFMMMFLLCHWNGCIQYFVPMLEEFPSDCWVRQEKLMNATVGEKYSFGVFRALSHMIQISYGSNESPTNEVELWVVMTSMLSGALMYTVLVANAAAIITNVDQAAKAYKDKMNHLDDYMTFLKLPNDLRLRIQKYYGARYGGRWFDEKNFLISVSSALREEILTVMCLSLLNNVPMFQNRDVNFLNTVLLQFQHEVFQEDDVIFQQNAPGDRMFFIEHGQVLVETDSFSQELADGDYFGETCLMTKGKRLATVQALTTCQLFSLSSERFQMVLQGFPDIRRDMEKFSQQDKEYVRHL; encoded by the exons ATGGAAAACTCCCAAGCCCCTGTCGGCAGACGCACAGCCAGCACCTGTGGTTGGAAAGCTGTATTTCTGCCTCAGCTGAACAGGCAGTCTCTATCTGTGTACGGCAGCGAGATAGCTGTGGAGAAGGAATGTATACGCCAGCTGCAGAGTGGAGTCTGGGTCATCCACCCATTCAGCCCCATAAG GAGTTACTACATCATGTGTATGGTTGCCATCACATTCCTGAATTTGATTGGGATCCCCATGGAGATAGCTTTCTTAGACGGGTACAGTGGAGTGGGCTGGGAAGGTTTCAATGTCTTCTCAGACACTCTGTTTCTGATGGATGTGGCTCTGAATTTTCGCATGGGTATCATCTCTGAGGACAGTGAG GTGGCTATACTGGACATCAAAAAGATCCGTGTGATTTATCTAAAGAGTTGGTTCATACCAGATGTGATTGCAGCATTCCCAATTGGCTACATACTATTAATTGCG GAGTTACAATCCCACAGTGACACCTCCACCTCAGGTTCCAAAGCCAGTAGAATGGTGCGGATCCTCATGTTTGTCCGAATCATCAGCCTTGTCAGGCTCCTCAGAGTCTCCAGGCTTGTCCGCTTCTTCAATGAAGTTGAAAAG GTTTCAAATGCCAACTTGGAGTATGTTCAGCTGTTCTTCCGCATACTGTCTTTGTTTATGATGATGTTTCTGCTGTGCCACTGGAACGGCTGTATCCAGTACTTTGTCCCGATGCTGGAGGAGTTCCCATCTGACTGCTGGGTCAGACAAGAGAAGCTGATG AATGCCACGGTCGGTGAGAAGTATTCCTTTGGAGTGTTTCGTGCTCTCTCTCATATGATCCAAATTTCCTATGGCTCCAACGAGTCACCAACAA ATGAGGTGGAGCTGTGGGTGGTCATGACCAGTATGCTGTCTGGGGCTCTAATGTACACTGTACTGGTGGCCAACGCTGCTGCCATCATAACCAACGTAGACCAAGCAGCAAAGGCCTACAAAGATAAG ATGAATCATCTAGACGACTACATGACCTTCTTGAAGCTTCCTAACGACCTTCGACTTCGAATCCAGAAGTACTACGGGGCCCGATATGGGGGGAGATGGTTTGACGAAAAGAACTTTCTAATTTCAGTCTCCTCAGCTTTGAGAGAG GAGATTCTGACAGTGATGTGTTTGAGCCTGCTGAACAACGTACCCATGTTCCAGAACCGAGACGTCAACTTCCTGAACACCGTTCTCCTCCAGTTTCAGCATGAAGTCTTCCAAGAGGATGATGTCATCTTCCAACAGAATGCACCCGGAGACCGCATGTTCTTCATCGAGCACGGCCAGGTCCTGGTGGAGACAGACTCCTTCTCGCAGGAACTGGCTGATGGAGACTACTTTGGAG AGACCTGCCTCATGACCAAAGGAAAGCGTTTGGCCACGGTTCAAGCTCTGACCACCTGCCAGCTCTTCTCCCTGTCCTCAGAACGCTTCCAGATGGTTCTACAGGGCTTCCCTGATATCAGGAGAGACATGGAAAAGTTTTCACAGCAGGACAAGGAATATGTGCGACATCTCTAG
- the LOC139403630 gene encoding cytochrome c oxidase copper chaperone-like — translation MSTISAASVEPVAIEGTEKKPMKPCCACPETKKVRDACIIEKGEESCTDLIEAHKDCMRALGFKI, via the exons ATGTCCACCATATCTGCTGCCAGCGTCGAGCCCGTTGCAATTGAGGGCACGGAGAAGAAACCAATGAAACCTTGTTGTGCGTGCCCAGAGACGAAGAAAGTTAGGGATGCGTG CATAATTGAGAAGGGTGAAGAAAGTTGCACAGATCTCATCGAGGCACATAAGGATTGTATGAGGGCGCTTGGATTCAAGATTTAA
- the LOC139403535 gene encoding popeye domain-containing 2-like isoform X2, producing MDNSTLLEAVLYGHPPCDGWTNNTEGAFYHLGNTVLFLGYMGGSGAYGCLFIFGFLTIAFTCLALWGWMTMCGVDVFTWNLLLLVACVLQICHLVYRLQQDGLASEELLALYSAVYQPLDVPVQVFKDIVGACENKVLALGVEETYAVEGKTPIDQLSFLLSGRIRVSLDGQFLHYIFPHKFLDSPEWESLRPNEEGNFQVTLTAETDCRYISWRRCRLYMLLSKERYIARLFSIMLGSDIADKLYSLNDKLFAKSGVRLDIRLPSLYHVLAPSSLGSEGEVYSGSGSGSARDQVAPVEQQEAAVEDVDPVPAYQRSEPPTPPTPRLQIREKTPTPSRPTPCQPSQRQPSDMEMPSGEDSTSLVLEDFADMTGSLMDYGSERDYLR from the exons ATGG ACAACTCTACCCTGTTGGAGGCGGTTCTCTACGGCCATCCACCATGCGATGGCTGGACCAACAACACTGAGGGGGCCTTCTACCACCTGGGCAACACCGTCTTGTTTCTTGGGTACATGGGAGGCAGCGGCGCCTATGGCTGCCTGTTCATATTTGGTTTCCTGACGATTGCCTTCACCTGCCTGGCCCTGTGGGGCTGGATGACCATGTGTGGGGTGGATGTGTTCACCTGGAACTTGCTACTGCTGGTGGCCTGTGTGCTCCAGATCTGCCACCTCGTATACAGGCTGCAACAGGATGGCCTGGCCAGCGAGGAGCTGTTGGCCCTCTACTCAGCCGTCTACCAGCCCCTGGACGTTCCCGTACAGGTGTTCAAAGATATTGTGGGGGCCTGTGAGAACAAAGTGCTAGCACTAGGGGTAGAGGAGACGTATGCGGTGGAGGGCAAGACGCCCATCGACCAGCTCTCCTTTCTGCTGTCTGGGAG GATCCGTGTGTCTCTGGATGGACAATTCCTCCATTACATCTTCCCCCACAAGTTCCTGGACTCTCCTGAGTGGGAGTCTCTCCGACCCAACGAAGAGGGGAACTTTCAG GTGACCCTGACAGCGGAGACGGACTGCCGCTACATCTCATGGCGTCGGTGCCGCCTTTACATGCTTCTGTCCAAGGAGCGCTACATTGCCCGCCTCTTCTCCATCATGCTGGGCAGCGACATCGCCGACAAGCTCTACTCACTCAACGACAAGCTCTTCGCAAAGAGCGGCGTGCGCCTCGACATCCGCTTGCCCAGCCTCTACCACGTCCTGGCCCCCTCCTCCCTGGGCAGCGAGGGTGAGGTCTATAGCGGCAGTGGTAGTGGGAGTGCCAGGGACCAGGTAGCCCCAGTGGAGCAGCAGGAAGCAGCAGTGGAAGATGTGGACCCGGTTCCAGCCTACCAGAGGTCAGAGCCTCCAACACCCCCCACCCCCCGGCTGCAGATCCGAGAGAAGACCCCCACCCCATCTCGGCCAACCCCCTGCCAACCATCCCAGCGCCAGCCCTCAGACATGGAGATGCCATCTGGTGAGGACTCTACCAGCCTGGTCCTGGAAGACTTTGCGGATATGACCGGGTCCTTAATGGATTATGGGAGTGAGAGGGATTATTTGAGGTAG
- the LOC139403535 gene encoding popeye domain-containing 2-like isoform X1, with translation MCADNSTLLEAVLYGHPPCDGWTNNTEGAFYHLGNTVLFLGYMGGSGAYGCLFIFGFLTIAFTCLALWGWMTMCGVDVFTWNLLLLVACVLQICHLVYRLQQDGLASEELLALYSAVYQPLDVPVQVFKDIVGACENKVLALGVEETYAVEGKTPIDQLSFLLSGRIRVSLDGQFLHYIFPHKFLDSPEWESLRPNEEGNFQVTLTAETDCRYISWRRCRLYMLLSKERYIARLFSIMLGSDIADKLYSLNDKLFAKSGVRLDIRLPSLYHVLAPSSLGSEGEVYSGSGSGSARDQVAPVEQQEAAVEDVDPVPAYQRSEPPTPPTPRLQIREKTPTPSRPTPCQPSQRQPSDMEMPSGEDSTSLVLEDFADMTGSLMDYGSERDYLR, from the exons ATGTGTGCAGACAACTCTACCCTGTTGGAGGCGGTTCTCTACGGCCATCCACCATGCGATGGCTGGACCAACAACACTGAGGGGGCCTTCTACCACCTGGGCAACACCGTCTTGTTTCTTGGGTACATGGGAGGCAGCGGCGCCTATGGCTGCCTGTTCATATTTGGTTTCCTGACGATTGCCTTCACCTGCCTGGCCCTGTGGGGCTGGATGACCATGTGTGGGGTGGATGTGTTCACCTGGAACTTGCTACTGCTGGTGGCCTGTGTGCTCCAGATCTGCCACCTCGTATACAGGCTGCAACAGGATGGCCTGGCCAGCGAGGAGCTGTTGGCCCTCTACTCAGCCGTCTACCAGCCCCTGGACGTTCCCGTACAGGTGTTCAAAGATATTGTGGGGGCCTGTGAGAACAAAGTGCTAGCACTAGGGGTAGAGGAGACGTATGCGGTGGAGGGCAAGACGCCCATCGACCAGCTCTCCTTTCTGCTGTCTGGGAG GATCCGTGTGTCTCTGGATGGACAATTCCTCCATTACATCTTCCCCCACAAGTTCCTGGACTCTCCTGAGTGGGAGTCTCTCCGACCCAACGAAGAGGGGAACTTTCAG GTGACCCTGACAGCGGAGACGGACTGCCGCTACATCTCATGGCGTCGGTGCCGCCTTTACATGCTTCTGTCCAAGGAGCGCTACATTGCCCGCCTCTTCTCCATCATGCTGGGCAGCGACATCGCCGACAAGCTCTACTCACTCAACGACAAGCTCTTCGCAAAGAGCGGCGTGCGCCTCGACATCCGCTTGCCCAGCCTCTACCACGTCCTGGCCCCCTCCTCCCTGGGCAGCGAGGGTGAGGTCTATAGCGGCAGTGGTAGTGGGAGTGCCAGGGACCAGGTAGCCCCAGTGGAGCAGCAGGAAGCAGCAGTGGAAGATGTGGACCCGGTTCCAGCCTACCAGAGGTCAGAGCCTCCAACACCCCCCACCCCCCGGCTGCAGATCCGAGAGAAGACCCCCACCCCATCTCGGCCAACCCCCTGCCAACCATCCCAGCGCCAGCCCTCAGACATGGAGATGCCATCTGGTGAGGACTCTACCAGCCTGGTCCTGGAAGACTTTGCGGATATGACCGGGTCCTTAATGGATTATGGGAGTGAGAGGGATTATTTGAGGTAG
- the LOC139403535 gene encoding popeye domain-containing 2-like isoform X3: MGGSGAYGCLFIFGFLTIAFTCLALWGWMTMCGVDVFTWNLLLLVACVLQICHLVYRLQQDGLASEELLALYSAVYQPLDVPVQVFKDIVGACENKVLALGVEETYAVEGKTPIDQLSFLLSGRIRVSLDGQFLHYIFPHKFLDSPEWESLRPNEEGNFQVTLTAETDCRYISWRRCRLYMLLSKERYIARLFSIMLGSDIADKLYSLNDKLFAKSGVRLDIRLPSLYHVLAPSSLGSEGEVYSGSGSGSARDQVAPVEQQEAAVEDVDPVPAYQRSEPPTPPTPRLQIREKTPTPSRPTPCQPSQRQPSDMEMPSGEDSTSLVLEDFADMTGSLMDYGSERDYLR; encoded by the exons ATGGGAGGCAGCGGCGCCTATGGCTGCCTGTTCATATTTGGTTTCCTGACGATTGCCTTCACCTGCCTGGCCCTGTGGGGCTGGATGACCATGTGTGGGGTGGATGTGTTCACCTGGAACTTGCTACTGCTGGTGGCCTGTGTGCTCCAGATCTGCCACCTCGTATACAGGCTGCAACAGGATGGCCTGGCCAGCGAGGAGCTGTTGGCCCTCTACTCAGCCGTCTACCAGCCCCTGGACGTTCCCGTACAGGTGTTCAAAGATATTGTGGGGGCCTGTGAGAACAAAGTGCTAGCACTAGGGGTAGAGGAGACGTATGCGGTGGAGGGCAAGACGCCCATCGACCAGCTCTCCTTTCTGCTGTCTGGGAG GATCCGTGTGTCTCTGGATGGACAATTCCTCCATTACATCTTCCCCCACAAGTTCCTGGACTCTCCTGAGTGGGAGTCTCTCCGACCCAACGAAGAGGGGAACTTTCAG GTGACCCTGACAGCGGAGACGGACTGCCGCTACATCTCATGGCGTCGGTGCCGCCTTTACATGCTTCTGTCCAAGGAGCGCTACATTGCCCGCCTCTTCTCCATCATGCTGGGCAGCGACATCGCCGACAAGCTCTACTCACTCAACGACAAGCTCTTCGCAAAGAGCGGCGTGCGCCTCGACATCCGCTTGCCCAGCCTCTACCACGTCCTGGCCCCCTCCTCCCTGGGCAGCGAGGGTGAGGTCTATAGCGGCAGTGGTAGTGGGAGTGCCAGGGACCAGGTAGCCCCAGTGGAGCAGCAGGAAGCAGCAGTGGAAGATGTGGACCCGGTTCCAGCCTACCAGAGGTCAGAGCCTCCAACACCCCCCACCCCCCGGCTGCAGATCCGAGAGAAGACCCCCACCCCATCTCGGCCAACCCCCTGCCAACCATCCCAGCGCCAGCCCTCAGACATGGAGATGCCATCTGGTGAGGACTCTACCAGCCTGGTCCTGGAAGACTTTGCGGATATGACCGGGTCCTTAATGGATTATGGGAGTGAGAGGGATTATTTGAGGTAG
- the LOC139403519 gene encoding phospholipase A1 member A, producing MGWKLKTVQTILSILAFYIIFAVGEDEEPRSECADFNNTTWLEYHQQGSKLQVQYLLLTRKNTDCASLFVQDFLSNNTYFNSSQPTKIIVHGYRALGSKPSWVKQLAQALLRVQDANVVVVDWVYGASLAYNMVVENYKEVAIQISVLINQLQNHGCKLESFHFIGVSLGAHVSGFVGTLFKGKIGRITGLDPAGPMFKRADTFDRLDPSDALFVEAIHTDSDYFGISISVGHVDFFLNGGMDQAGCSRSRFTSMYSYVICDHMRALHVYISALNGTCPLTGIPCSSYEDFLKGRCLGCPGRCPRIGLLENSGLTVFPLPQPKKLFLLTTSAPPFCAHHILVQLEVFLLEKSAEVQVILRTGGHPETEQRLRLQTDGTMYRRVIAHPVPLCEIDSIQLKNTGAHFYRQGDIHVVSVCISEFPSVGEVEPLCVKKINVRRGSPWNHDFVQLCENY from the exons ATGGGCTGGAAACTGAAAACAGTGCAAACTATTCTCAGTATTCTAGCCTTCTACATTATATTTGCAGTCG GGGAAGATGAGGAGCCCAGATCAGAATGTGCTGACTTCAACAACACGACCTGGCTGGAGTACCATCAGCAGGGCAGCAAGCTACAGGTGCAGTACCTGCTCTTGACACGCAAGAATACAGACTGTGCCAGCCTCTTCGTTCAGGACTTCCTCAGCAACAACACCTACTTCAACTCCTCCCAACCCACCAAGATAATTGTCCATGGATACAG ggcTCTGGGCAGTAAGCCATCCTGGGTGAAGCAGCTGGCCCAGGCTCTGCTGCGGGTGCAGGATGCCaacgtggtggtggtggactgggTCTATGGGGCCTCACTCGCCTACAACATGGTGGTGGAGAACTACAAGGAGGTGGCCATCCAGATCTCTGTCCTCATCAACCAGCTCCAG AACCATGGATGCAAACTGGAGTCATTTCACTTCATTGGGGTTAGTCTTGGGGCACATGTGTCTGGATTCGTGGGGACCCTGTTCAAGGGCAAGATAGGAAGAATTACAG GTCTGGACCCGGCTGGACCCATGTTTAAAAGAGCCGACACGTTTGACCGTCTTGACCCCTCAGATGCACTGTTTGTGGAGGCCATCCACACTGACTCCGACT ATTTTGGCATCTCCATCTCTGTCGGCCATGTAGACTTCTTCCTAAATGGCGGGATGGACCAGGCAGGTTGCTCGCGCTCCAGGTTTACATCAA TGTATAGCTATGTGATATGTGACCACATGAGGGCGCTCCACGTCTACATAAGCGCACTGAACGGGACCTGCCCACTGACTGGCATCCCTTGTTCCAGCTATGAGGACTTCCTCAAGGGGCGCTGTTTAGGCTGCCCAGGCAGATGTCCACGAATAG GGTTATTGGAGAACAGTGGTTTAACAGTCTTTCCTCTTCCTCAACCAAAGAAGCTTTTCCTCCTGACAACCTCTGCACCTCCCTTCTGTG ccCATCACATCCTGGTGCAGCTGGAGGTGTTCCTCCTGGAAAAGAGTGCCGAGGTGCAGGTGATCCTGAGGACTGGGGGACATCCTGAAACAGAGCAGAGACTCAGGCT acagacagacggcacCATGTACAGGAGGGTGATAGCCCACCCAGTGCCACTGTGTGAGATAGACTCCATCCAGCTGAAGAACACTGGAGCGCACTTCTACAGGCAGGGAGACATCCAcgttgtgtctgtctgcatatcAGAATTCCCCTCTGTCGG AGAAGTGGAGCCATTGTGCGTGAAGAAGATAAACGTAAGGCGAGGATCTCCATGGAACCATGATTTCGTACAGTTGTGTGAGAATTACTGA
- the LOC139403614 gene encoding hydroxy-delta-5-steroid dehydrogenase, 3 beta- and steroid delta-isomerase 1: MSLQGDVCVVTGACGFLGERLVRLLLEEDKLTEIRMLDINVRPQLIQCLEEIRGDTLVSVFEGDISDSELLRRACKGASLVFHTASLIDVTGKVLYSELHRVNVKGTQLLLETCVQENVVSFIYTSSIEVAGPNANGDPIINGDENTPYTCSLKFPYSKTKKEAEQVTLQAQGEVLQNGGRLATCALRPMYIYGEGCRFLLGHMGDGIRNGDMLYRTSRPEAQVNPVYVGNAALAHLQAARALRDPQRRAAIGGNFYYISDDTPPVSYSDFNHAVLSPLGFSIQEKPILPIPVLYLLCFLMEMLQILLCPFKRFTPPINRQLLTMLNTPFSFSYQRAQRDMGYAPRYSWEEARKRTMDWVASQLPKERERIKVK, encoded by the exons ATGTCTCTGCaaggtgatgtgtgtgtggtgacaggaGCCTGTGGGTTCCTGGGAGAGAGGCTGGTACGGCTGCTGCTGGAGGAAGACAAGCTCACAGAGATTCGTATGCTGGACATAAATGTCCGACCACAACTCATACAGTGTCTGGAAG AGATCAGAGGGGACACGCTGGTAAGTGTATTTGAGGGGGACATTAGTGATAGTGAGCTGCTGAGGAGAGCGTGCAAGGGAGCATCGCTGGTCTTCCACACTGCGTCCCTCATTGACGTCACCGGGAAGGTGTTATACAGTGAGCTTCACAGGGTCAACGTCAAAG GAACCCAGCTCCTTCTGGAGACGTGCGTCCAGGAGAATGTGGTGTCCTTCATCTACACCAGCAGCATCGAGGTCGCCGGCCCCAACGCCAACGGAGACCCCATCATCAACGGTGATGAGAACACACCCTACACATGCTCCCTAAAGTTCCCCTACAGCAAGACCAAGAAGGAGGCCGAGCAGGTCACCCTGCAAGCCCAGGGTGAGGTGCTCCAGAATGGGGGCCGGCTGGCCACCTGCGCCCTCCGACCCATGTACATCTATGGAGAGGGCTGCCGTTTCCTGCTGGGCCATATGGGAGACGGGATTCGGAACGGGGATATGTTGTACCGGACCTCCCGCCCGGAGGCCCAGGTGAACCCTGTATACGTGGGGAATGCGGCCCTGGCCCACCTCCAGGCCGCCCGTGCCCTGCGAGACCCCCAGCGGAGAGCCGCCATCGGAGGGAACTTCTACTACATCTCAGATGACACGCCGCCTGTCAGCTACTCTGACTtcaaccatgctgtgttgtcgccGCTGGGCTTCAGCATCCAGGAGAAGCCTATCCTGCCCATCCCAGTCCTCTACCTCCTCTGTTTCCTCATGGAGATGCTGCAGATACTGCTCTGCCCCTTCAAGCGCTTCACACCGCCCATAAACCGGCAGCTCCTCACCATGCTGAACACGCCCTTCAGCTTTTCCTATCAGAGGGCTCAGAGGGACATGGGGTACGCTCCACGGTACAGCTGGGAGGAGGCACGCAAGCGGACCATGGATTGGGTGGCTTCCCAGTTacccaaggagagagagagaataaaggttaaataa